CTCGTGGAGTGCCAGACGCCGGATCCGACCGCATACACGTACGACATCGCCTGGGCGACGATGTCGCGGCGCAGGATCGCCGACAGTCTCCAGGTCGGCGGGATGACGGCATCGAGTCCGGTGACGAGATGGTCGTAGCGTTGGGGCGTGCATTGAAACCAGAACACGCCCCCTGACTGCTGCGCCCGCAGCGCCTGGCCGAGGAAGCCGGCGGCCGTCGGCGCCCGGGTTCGCCACCGGTCCGCGGGCCGCTCGTTGAAGACCTCGTTGCCCTGGCCGCAGCACTCCCACTGGGCGACGAGGCTCGCCAGGAGCGTGCTGCCGCAGCGGCCCGGAATCAGCGTCGCGCACACGCGTGGTGCGCCGCTCCGCGCGTGGATCGCCGCGTAGTAGTCGGCCGCGAGCCGTTCCCCCGCATACCACTCCCAGAACGACAGGCGGGGCGGGGGTTCCGCGGGGACGGACATGGCGGGCGGTTCTGGGGACGTCACCGCCGCAGGCTAGCTCTGGCGGCCCCGATTCCGCAAGCTCCGCGGTGATCCGGCGCCGTCATCCCCGCCCGCCATCAACGCCACAGGACACGGTCGGCCGTCGCGTGAGAGTGCCGGCGGGCTGATTGACCCGCTCCCACGCCACCCCGTAGCATCTCGATCCATCGGGCAGAGACTTCTCGCGGCTGGAGGCACGCATGGCGGCGACGGCGACGACGATCGGACCGGGGCAGCGGCCGACGCTCCGCCTCCACGCGGCGGCGTCCCTCATCGTGATCCTCGCCTGCGGCATGCCGGCAGCGGCCGCGGAGCAACCGGCCGCTGCCAAGGCCTTCACCCCGCCGCCGCTGGAAGAGCTCGAGCGGGCTGCCAAGTGGATCGACCGGCCGGTCCGAGACAGCCTGGTCATGCTGCGTGCCGCGCAGCGCGAGGAGAAGCCGCTGTGCGCCGTGGCCGAGGCCCTCGCGCTGGTCAATGATTCCCCGGCCGCCAACGCCAAGATCCTCTCCGCCCTCGGCCGCCTGCCGGGGGCCGACGAGGCCAATCCCGCCGCCCGCGTCGAGCGGCACATCCCCGCCGACCTCGGCAGCACCAACCCGATCATGATCAGCACGTCGTCGGAGTTCGACGTCCTCGGCCTGACCGGATTCGGCCTGTTCTCCTTCGACCGCGGCCTGGAGCCGTTCGCCGCGGCCGACACCGTGGTCTCCTGGCAGACGAGCGTTGACGGCATGTTCGACAAGGTCGTGCTCCGCGACGATCTCCTCTGGAGCGACGGCCGGCCGATCACGGCCCACGACATCGTCTTCTCGTTCATGGTCATCATGGACCCGCGGGTGCCCGTGCCCGCCGTCCGCAGCGGAACGGACCAACTGCTCGGCGTGCACGCCTACGACGAGCGGACGATCGTCTTCTTCCACAAGGAGTCGCTGGCGACGAACGTCTGGAACATCAACTTCCCCGTCCTTCCCCGGCATGCCTACGACACGACCTGGGAGGCCGACCCGACGCTCAAGGACAGCCCCGCCCACGTCGCGCTCGAGCAGACCCCGGTCTGCGGCGGACCCTACGAGATCGCCGCGAGGAAACGCGGCCAGGAGATCGTCCTCCGGCGCCGAGCCTCATGGTCGACCGTCAAGGGCCGCAAGGTCCGCGACGAGCCGCCGTTCGCAGAGATCCGCTTCCGCATCGTCGAGGATTCGAACACCGCCCTGCTCGCCCTCAAGGCCGGCGAGATCGACGAGATGATCCTCACGCCGGAGCAGTGGGTGACGCAGACCACGAAGGAGGACTTTCACAAGCGCTGCACCAAGGCCACCGCGCCGGAATGGGTCAGTTTCCACTTCGGCTGGAACATCGACACGCCGTTCTTCGCCGACCGCCGCGTGCGCCGGGCGATGAGCTACGCCTTCGACCACGACCAGATGCTGGAAAAACTCTGCTACGGCATTTACAAACCCTGCGCCGGCCCGTTTCCGGAGGCCTCGTGGTGGGGCAGCACGAAGAAAAAACTCCAGCCGTACAGGCAGGACCTCGACAAGGCCGAG
The Planctomycetia bacterium DNA segment above includes these coding regions:
- a CDS encoding peptide-binding protein; the protein is MAATATTIGPGQRPTLRLHAAASLIVILACGMPAAAAEQPAAAKAFTPPPLEELERAAKWIDRPVRDSLVMLRAAQREEKPLCAVAEALALVNDSPAANAKILSALGRLPGADEANPAARVERHIPADLGSTNPIMISTSSEFDVLGLTGFGLFSFDRGLEPFAAADTVVSWQTSVDGMFDKVVLRDDLLWSDGRPITAHDIVFSFMVIMDPRVPVPAVRSGTDQLLGVHAYDERTIVFFHKESLATNVWNINFPVLPRHAYDTTWEADPTLKDSPAHVALEQTPVCGGPYEIAARKRGQEIVLRRRASWSTVKGRKVRDEPPFAEIRFRIVEDSNTALLALKAGEIDEMILTPEQWVTQTTKEDFHKRCTKATAPEWVSFHFGWNIDTPFFADRRVRRAMSYAFDHDQMLEKLCYGIYKPCAGPFPEASWWGSTKKKLQPYRQDLDKAEALLDEAGWIDSDNDGVRDKRIDGRVVPFEFSILTTNQPPLRVKICTLLKESLDQIGVRVNVRPLESTVVQELTLQRNFQAYFGGWGAGTDPDSSENVWATGAGRNFVNYSNPEVDRLFVEGRRELDRAKRAEKYGRIQEILYEDQPYTWLYMRNSFYGFSKDLRGYVFSPRGPYNYSPGFGSLWKPRQD